GGACATGCTTCGCGGCTCTGGGTGTGTTGGGATTGCTGCTGCTGCGCCAGCGTGGCCCGTCCCGCGCGCCAACTCCTTCTTCCTGAGTTCAACCCACATGACCATGATGACCATGACCTACCGCCGCCTGGGCCGCAGCAACCTCCGGGTCTCCCGCCTGTGTCTGGGCACCATGATGTTCGGGGGGCAGACACCCGAAGCCGAGGCCGCCGACATCTTCGCCTCGGCGCATGCGCAAGGCGTCAACTTCATCGACACCGCCGACGTGTACCACAAGGGCGCTTCGGAAGAGGTGGTCGGCCGCCTGCTCAAAGGGCAGCGCGATGACTGGGTGTTGGCGAGCAAGGTGGGCAGTGGCTTCGGGCCGAGGCCGAACCAGAGCGGCCTCTCGCGCGCCTGGATCGTGCAGAGCGCCGAGAACAGCCTGCGCCGCCTGCAGACCGACCGCATCGACATCTACTACTTGCACCGCGATCCGCGCGACGCCAACCTGGAAGAAACCGTGGGCGCGCTCGGCGATCTGCTGCGGGCCGGCAAGATCCGTTACTTTGGTCTGTCCAACTTCCGTGGCTGGCGCATTGCCGAGGTGGTGCACCTGTGCCGAGCGCTTGGTGTGCCCTTGCCGGTCGTCTGCCAGCCCTACTACAACCTGCTCAACCGCGGGCCCGAGGTCGAGATCCTGCCGGCTTGTGCCCACTATGGTCTGGGCGTCGTGCCTTACAGCCCGGTGGCGCGCGGCGTGCTCACCGGCAAGTACCAGCCGGGCGAGAAACCGGCTGCCGACTCGCGTGCCGGTCGCGGTGATCAGCGCCTGATGGACACCGAATTCCGCGAGGAATCGATGCGCATCGCCAACGCGTTGGTGCGCCACGCCCAAGCGCGCGGGACGAAGGCGTCGCAGCTCGCGGTGGCCTGGGTGCTGGCCAATCCGCTGGTGAGTTCGGTGATCGCCGGACCGCGCACGTTGGCGCAGTGGGAAGACTATCTGCCGGCGCTGGACCTCACGATCAGCGCCGAGGACGAGGCGATGGTGGACGCCTGGGTGGCCCCGGGGCACCCGTCGACCCCGGGCTACAACGATCCGGCACACCCGTTCTTTGGGCGGCCTATAGATCCATCTCAGGGAAAGCCAGTTCCATAGTCCGGCCCGAACGTCAGCGCACGAACTGGTTGGTGTACAGGTCCTTCAAGGGTGTCTCCTTGGGCACGATGCCATTGCTCACGTAAAACTTCTGCAGTTCGCCCAGGCGCGCTTCGTCCATCAGGCCCGGCACCTTCTGCTTCGCGTACACGTACTGGTTGAAGAGTTCGAAGGATTTCTGCACGCTGGCTTCCTTGCCCTTGTGTGCCGGCACGTGGGCCACGTAAGCGGTGGTCGCGGCCTTGGGGTCGGCCATGATGTCCTTCATGCCCTTGAGGGTGGCGCGCACCAGTTTCTGGATGAGCTGCGGGTTCTTGGCGATGGTGTCGTCGGACGCGAGGATGGCCTGCGCCATGCTCTTGAAGTAGAGGTCGGCCGGCATGATGTCGACCTGCGCGCCCGCGTCCATCGCGCTCACCGTCCAGTCGGGCACCGTGGCCATGGCCGAGGCCTTCTTGGCGGCGAACTGCTGCCAGATGCCACCGGGTCCTGCGGCCTGGATGTTCACATCGTTCTTGGTCAGGCCGACCTTGCTGAGCATGCCGAGCAGGGCGTAATAGGTGGTGTCGGTGTAGGCCAGCACGGTCACGGTCTTGCCCTTGAGTTCGCGCGGGCTCTCGATCTTCTCGTCCTTGTGGCTCACGAGCTGGGTGAGCGAGCCGGCGCCGAGCACGGCCACGGCCTTGACCGGGATGCCCTGGGCACGCGCGATGATGGGCGTGTCGCCGATGGCGCCGCCGATGACGGCGTTGCCCGCGCCGACCTGTTTGGCCACGTCCACGCCGCCACGCGCGGTGACGAAGTTCACCTTCAGACCTTCCTGTTCGTAGTAGCCCTTGGCCTGCGCCACCATCCAGGGGCCGAAGGCGGGCAGTGTGGCGGGCGCGGGAAGCAGGTACGTGACTTCCTGCAACTGCGCGCGCGCCACAAGAGGCAGCAGGGTGCCGGCGGCCATGAGCAGGCCCAACACGGTGCGGCGCAGAGGGTGGGTGGATCGGATCATGCGAGGTTCCTTTTGGGCGTTGTGGAAGGGGATTTCGGGATAGGGGTGACGCGCGGCACTCAGGCGTTCGCACTCAGGCGCTCAAGCTCTTCATAGAAGCCGTCCACGTGGGCCTGCGCATGGGCGGGCATGGCCCGCATGGCTTCTGCGTGGCGGGCAGGGTCCTGCACCGCGCCGGCGCTGCCCACGCGGTGCGAAGCCTCCTGAACGAAACGGCACATCGGCGCACGGCGCTCGCCGAAGCGGCTCAGAGCTTCGGGGATGGGGGTGTCATCGGCCAGCAGGCGCGCCAGCTCCACCGCGTCCTGCACGGCCAGCGCGCCGCCCTGGCCCATGAACGGCGTGCAGGCGTGCGCCGCATCGCCGATGAGCACCACGCGTCCCTGGTGCCAGGGCAGCGGCATCACCACCTCCTCGACGGCTGTGTACAGCACCTCGGTGTCGGCCGACACTTCGTCGAGAAACCGGCGCACCGGCCCGCCGAACTCGGCGAAGCGCTCGCGCATGGTCTGGGGCCAGAGGGCCTTGTCGAACCAACTGCCTTCGGGCTCCGCGATGGTGCCGAAGATGTAGAGCCTGTCGTCGGCGATGGGCATGATGCCCAGCCGTTTGCCCACGCCCATCATCATGATCTTGTCCACCAGCTCGGGCGGGCGCCGGTGCACGCTGCGCCAGACGCCAAAGCCCGAGTACGTGGGCCGCACGTCGGGCCACAGCAAGGCGCGCACGCCCGAGCGGATGCCGTCCGCGCCCACCACCAGGTCGAAGGAGGCGGTGCTGCCGTCGGAGAGTTCGACACTCGCGCGTGCGTCCTCGTGCCGCAAGGCCTGCACGGTGACGCCCAGGCACACCGGCACGCCCAGGGCTTCGAGCTGGGTGGAAAGCACACGGTGCATCTCGGCCCGCTTCACGCCGAGGATCGCCGGCATGGGCGGCGTGCCCACGCTGGGGTAGACCACGTCCACGATGTGCCGGCCGTCGTGGTGCAGATAGACGTTGCGGCCCGATGGAATGGGAAAGCCCGCTTGCACCAGCGCTTGCATCGCGCCGATGTGGTGGAAGTGTTCCAGGCCGTTGCTGTAGACGAAGATGCCCGAGCTCTGGAACTGCGATTGCGGCTGCTTTTCGATGACGGTGACGCGCCAGCCGCCACTGCGGGCAAGCGCCAGGGCGGCAGAGCAACCGGCGATGCCGGCACCAACGATCAACACGTTCTTCATGGGGAGCAAGACCTGGCAACGATGACCCGGTGCATTCTTGGCCAGCGCCGGCCCGCGTTCAACCTTCGGGGCGCCGCATCTGGGTACCGATCGTCCGCGATTTGATGCACTGGCTCGGCGTGCTGCCCGACCACCGCTCGAAGGCGCGCGAGAACGCCTTCTCGGAGCCATAGCCGACGCTCTGGGCCACGCGCCACACGTCGTCTGCCCCTTTGAGGAACTGCTGCCGCGCAATGCCCATGCGCACCGAGGTGAGGTAGCGCAGCGGCGTGGTGCCCATGCGTTCGAGAAAGCGCTCGCTGAACACCGTGCGCGACTGGTGGCTCACGCGCGCCAGGCTGGCCAACGACCAGGGCAGCTCGGGGTGGGCGTGCATCTGCATCAGCGCCTTGCCGATGGCTTTGTCGCGCACGCCGTTGAGCCAGCCCTGGGCGTCGGCCGGGCCGCTGTGCAGGTGTTCGCGCAGCACGTGCACCAGCAGCAGGTCGGCCATGCGCGCGGTGGCCAGTTGCCAGCCGGGGCGCTGGGACAGGGTTTCGTCCACCAGCGCCTGCGTGGCCAGTGACAGGCTGCGCGTGGTGGCGATGTCGGCCGCGCGCAGCACGATCAGGGGCGGCAGCCAGGACAGCAGCGAGCCGCCCTGGTGCTGCGGCATCCACAGGTGCAGCGAGAAGAGTTCGGTGGCCTCACCGCCTGGAGCCCCGTGTTCGAAGGTGAGCGGGTGGTCGCCGTGCGCGCCGCGCATGTGCTGTTGCAGCAAGGTGCGAAAGGGCACGGTGTCCAGGCCGGGGGAGGAGGCGACCACGTGCGGGCCGCCCTGGGGCAGCATCACGATGTCGCCCGGCTGCACGTGCACTGCCGCCTGGCCGTCCACCTGGATCCAGTACGGCGTGCCGGTGCACACGCGCACCAGCAGGCCTTCCACGCCCTCGGAACGCAAGGCCCACGGTGCCGTGAGCGAAAAGCGCGCCGTCACTGCGCGATCGGTGCGCAGCGTGCCGAGCACCAGGCTGATCAGGTCGGCGGACGGAGACTCCATGGCACGGCCGTGTGGGTGCGAAGGCGCCGCAGGCGTGGGCTCAGGCCACCTGCGCCTCTTGCAACTGCGCCTGCAAGGCCGCCACCTGCTGGCGCAGCGCGGTGTTCTCGGCCTGCAGTGCCGACACCTGGGTGCGCAGCGTGCTGAGTTCGTCGGGCGCCGCGGTGGCCGCGCCGTGCGCCGTGTCTTCGGCCGACTCGGCCGGTGGCTTCTTGCGCGCATCGCGCACGCGCTTGGCCGCGAGCTTGAGCTCTTCCTTGCCCGCGAGCGCCGCGGCTTTCTGCTCCTCTTCGGGCAGGCTGGCAACAGCGGCGGCCGCGTTGAGCGAAATCGCGCCGGCCTTCAAGGCTTCGACCACCTCGGGCATGGCCTGTTTCTGGATCTTCTCGATCATCACCACCTGGCTGCTGCTCAGGCGCGCGGCCTTGGCGATGTCCTCGCGGCTGTTCAAGGGCCGGGCTTCGGGCACGGGCGGGGCGGCGGACCCGGTGGCGTCCTGCGGTGGCAGCGCGTCCGCTTCGGGCGGCAGATCGCCGGGTGCCGGCGTGGACGCGAGCAGTCGCGCGCGCCGCTCGGCGATGATCTCGCGCTTGCGCAGGGCGAGCACCCCGCGCTGGAAGTCCGACACGCTGCGCCGGCCCAGGTGCTGGTCGATCATCCACAGGTGCACGTCTTCGAGGGACTGGAAACGCGGGTTCTGGACGGTCTCGAAGGGCAGGCCGTGCTTCTGGCAGATGCCGTAGCGGTTGTGCCCGTCCACCAGCACGTCGCCCCACAGCACCAGCGCGTCGCGGCAGCCTTCGCTGAGCAGGCTGCGCTCCAGGGCGTCGTGCTCGTCCTGGGTGAGGGGGTCGATATAGGCTTTGAGTTCCGGGTTGACGGTGATCTGCATGAGACGGGCTTGCGGTACGGATGAGGCTTGGGGCGCGAATTGTAGATGGCCGATCCTGGGTTGGTCCGGTCCGGCCAGCGTGCTCAGGACTCCAGCAACGAAGCTCGCAGTTGCGCCTGCTCACGGGGGCCCAGGCCCATCGGGCCTTGCAGGTAGCGCTCCAGGCTCCCGAAGTCCTGTTCGATGGCATCGAACGCCGCTTCCAGAAACGCGGGCCGCACGCTCCAGAGCACGTCCATGACATGCGCCGGCCCACGGGCCTGCACCAACGGGCTTCGTTGGTAGAACTGGTTGGTGAGCAGGTAGTCCTGCACGATGTCTTCGCGCGCCACACCCAACGCGCCCAGCAGCAAAGCGGCGCCGAAGCCGGTGCGGTCCTTGCCGGCGGTGCAATGAAAGACCACGGGTGTGGGGTGCTCGACGAAATGGCGGAAGAAGCGGGCGTACACCGGCGCACCCTCGCGCACGAAGCCGCGGTAGGTGTCGCACATCAGCGCCACGGCCTGGGCCTCCGTCGGCACGGTACCCTCATCCACCAGTGCCAGCACGCGTTGCACCACGGTGGGCTCGATCGACAGCGGCAGCGAGACGATGCCGGCGATTTCGCAGGGCAGGGCGGCGCACTCCGCGGTGCCGCGAAAGTCGATGCGGTGCGTGAGGCCCAGGCCTTGCAGTGTCTGCAGATCGGTCGCGGTAAGGCCTGCGAGGTGGTCGGAGCGGTAGACGCGGCCGCGGCGCACGCGCCTGCCATCGGCGCCGACGTGGCCTCCAAGGTCGCGGAAGTTGGAGGCGCTGGGCAGCAGGCGGTGCGGTGCGGAGTGGGATGCGGGTGTCATGGCGGCCATTGTCGGTGCCTTGCATGACACACGCTGTCACTCGCGAGCAGGCCCGCGCCCTTCGATGCCTGCCCTTGGTCTCAAGGCTTCTTGCCGTTGGCTGGCGCAGGTGCCGCCGCGGGGGCCGGGGTGAGGCAGGGGTCGGCGCCATCGTCCTTCTTGCCGAGTTCCACCAGCGGTACGACGGCCGCGGCCGGCCCGGCCGCCGCGCCCAAGGCGACCGCGCCCAAGGCCCGAGCGACCAGGCCGCGCGCCTCGATGCCCACGTCCGGCTTGCCCAGGGTGCCGGCCACGTTGATGGGCGTGCGCAGCGACAGGGGCGACCAGTCCTTAGGTTGCGTGACCACGCGCAAGGCCATGGACTCGTCCTTCAGATTGACCTGGCCGCTGGCGCGCACCGTGCTGTCGCGGTTGTCGAGCACCGCGATCCGCGGCGTCACCAGGCCGTCGTTCGCCACCAGATCGAAGCGCGCGCAGCGCAAGGGCAGCGGGTTGTCGCCACGGATGAACACGCCCAGCGCCTGCGCCAGATCCAGCCCCAGGGCTTCGGTGACCAGGTGGGAGATCGTGCCGTCGCGCAGCGTGATGTCGACCGGCCCGTCCAGCGAACCCAGGATCTGCGCGGTGGAGTTGCCGGCGCCGCGCACGTCGAACTTGCCCGACACGACGCCAGTCACGTAGGCCTGCACCGCCTGCTCGCCTCCCTGGCGTGCCTGCTCGCGTTCCTTCTTCAGGGCTTTGGGCGCGGTGGCCGCGGGCGCGGCGCCTGGCGCGCCGTCGGGCCGCAGGCCGCGCAACCAACCGGCGATGTCCACGCCCGTGACATTCAAGCGCGCTTGCCACTTCGCGGGTTGGGCGTTCGCATCGAGCTGCGTCATGCCCTCGAAACGGCCGCCGGCCACGGTGGTTCGCAGATCCTCCAGGCGCAACACACCCGCCTGCAGCAGCACGCGCATTTTCAGGTCTTGCAAAGGGGCCATCGCGGTGGTGCCGAAATCGACCTGGTCCACGTCGACCTTCACGTCGGCATCCATCACCTTCAGCGAAGGCAGGTCGAAGCGCCGCTGAGGCAGGACGCGCCCATCGTCGGCCGAGGAAGACGCGGGCTTCGCTTGGGGGGCATCGCCACCCACGGCCGGCCCCAGATCGGCAAACGCCAACTTGGGGCCGCTCAGGGTGCCGCTCAGGCGCCGGGGCGTGGCCCGCTGGTGAAAACTCAGATCGCCCGCGAGGCGGCTGGTGCCGATGTTGGCGCGCGAGGCCTGCAGCCGCCACACGCCGCTGTCCTGGGAGAGGCGACCGCGCAAATGGAACGGCGGCGTTTGCGGCAAGGTGATGCCCAACGGTTCGCCCACCGCGGCCAGCGAAGGACCGCGAAACGACAGCGCACCGTCCAGCCGCGGCGTGCCGAGCAAGGCTGCGGCCTGGCCGTCGAACAGGAGGTTCGACGATGCCACGGAACCTTCCACGCGCACCGGCACCCAGGGCGCATCCGGCGCGGTCTCGGGGTCGTGCAGCAGGGGCAGGGCACCGCCGGTGCGCGCCTGCAGTTGCATCTTCAAGGCCTGGTAGCGGCCGGTGAACGAGGCGTCGTAGCCCGCGTCCGCACTGCCCACGGCATCGCCTTCCCGGCCGCGCACGCGGATGTCGAGGTCGATGTCCTGTACCGCATCCTTCCAGTCGATCTGGCCCTGGCCGACCACCAGCGAGCCAAAACGCGGTATGCCGCCCAGGCCTTGTTCGTCTTCGCGGGGTGTCTGGTCGGGCGCGCCGAGCTGCCAGTTCGCGTGGCCGTCGGGCGTGCGTTGAAGGTGCGCATCCAGCGTATCGGCCTGCAGCGTCTGCACGCGCAGCGGCGCACCGCTGCGTTGCCAGCGCCAGATGTCGTTCCAACCCCAGGCCAGCGAAACGCCACGCGCATCCAGCAGGTGGGGCACGTCGAAGCGCGGGTCGGATGCGATGCGCAGGTGTTCGACTTCCAGGCGAGGGCGCCAGAGCAGGTGCACGCGCACACGGCCATCGAGTTCAACCGGCACCGCCGCACCTCGCGAGGCCGCGTTCTGCATCGGCTGGCGCAGGAAAGGCCAGCCGCTCAGTTCTCCCGCCACGATGCCCGCCACCAGCAACCCGAACATACCCACGGCGATGCGAATTGGGGCGCGCGCGCGCGTGCTCATAGGCCAAGCGCCTTTTGCGGTGTAGGACTGCGCCGTGTGTCACGGCTATGGGAGAGACCGTGTGCCATGTGAATGGGAGTGCCAGCAGAAACGAGGGTTCCATGCTCGCTGTATCGGCGTGTGTCGTCTGTGCGAGGCCACACCTTGGTCGCCTGTGGCGCTCGATAGAATCGCCGATCCGAGGCTGAATGGGTACTTCCATGAGCGATGCTCCCGAGGCCGGCTGGCACACCGAAGACACACACCGGGTGCTGCGGCTCAGCGGCGAATGGCGCGCACACCGCGCGCCTTTGCCCGAACCCGATGCGTACGACCCCACCACCCCGGTGCGCGTGGACGCCACCGGCCTGCGCTCGTGGGATGCACCACTGGCTGCTGCGCTGTGGCAGCAACTCGAGCCTCTGGCGCGCGAGCAGACCGAGGTGGATCTGACCAGCTTGCCCAAGGGCCTGCAGGAGATTCTGGCCCTCGCGCTCGACGGAGCACCTTCGACCGTCACCGCCGACGCCAAGCGCCCGAGACGGCTCGCCGCCGTGGGTGCGCGGGCCTCGGCGGCGTGGGCGCTGCGGCGCAAGACCTTGGGTTTCGTGGGCGAGGTGCTGTTGTCCATCGGCCGCTGGCTGCGGGGCCGCAGCGACATGCGCGTCAGCGACCTGATGTGGCAGATCGACCAGACCGGGCCGCGCAGCCTGCCGATCGTGGCGCTGGTGTGTTTTCTGGTCGGCCTGATCGTGGCCTACATGGGCGCCACCCAGTTGCAGCGGTTTGGCGCGCAGACCTACATCGCCGATCTGGTCACCATCGGGGTGGTGCGCGAAGTCGCGGCCCTGCTCGTGGGCATCGTGCTCGCGGGCCGGGTGGGTGCGGCCTTCGCGGCGCAGATCGGCAGCATGCGCGCCAACGAGGAGGTGGACGCTCTGACCACCATGGGGGTGAACCCGATCGACTTTCTCGTGCTGCCGCGGGTGCTCGCGCTCCTGATCGTCGGACCGATGCTCACCGCGTTCGGTGCCGTGGTCGGCATGCTGGTGGGATGGCTGGTGGCCGTGGGAATTTTCGGCGTGACGCCGCTGGAATACGTGTACGCCAGCTTCGAAGCGATGACCCTGCCGCATGTGCTGGTGGGCTTGTTCAAGGGCACGGTGTATGCCGTGTTGGTCGCACTCGCGGGATGTCTGCAGGGCATGTCGGCGGGGCGCAGCGCGCAGGCCGTGGGCGATGCCACCACCGCATCGGTGGTACAAGCGATCGTCTGGATCGTCGTGGCGGCGTCCATGCTCACGGTGGTCTTTCAACGTCTGGACATTTAGGAAGCCGATGCAAGAGGCCATGCACGAACGCGAGGATGCATCCGAGACGGCGCCGACCGCGTCCAGCGCCCAGGCGCCGCTGGTGCGTGTGCTAGGTCTCACCATGGCCTTCGGCGCGAACGTGGTTCAGCGCGACCTGAACTTCGAGATTCAACGCGGCGAAGTGCTGGCCATTGCCGGCGGCAGCGGCTGTGGCAAGAGCACGCTGCTGCGCCACCTCATCGGCCTGCAGACGCCCGCGAAAGGCCAGGTGCTGATCGGAGACCACGATCTCTACGCTGCCGACGAAGACGAGAAGGCTGCCTTGCTGCGCAACTTCGGCGTGATGTTCCAGGCCGGCGCACTGTGGAGCAGCATGACGGTGGGCGAGAACGTGATGTTGCCGCTGCAGATGATGACCGACATGGACGAAGCCCAGCGCGAGCAGGCCGCTCGCTTCAAGCTGGCGCTGGTGGGGCTGGCGCGCAGCTTCGACGTCGAGCCGGCCGCCTTGAGCGGCGGCATGCGCAAGCGCGCTGCGATCGCGCGGGCGCTCGCGCTGGATCCACCGCTGCTGTTTCTGGACGAACCCTCCGCCGGGCTGGACCCTCTGACCTCGGCACACCTGGACGAACTCATCATGCATTTGCGCGACGACCTGGGCACCACCGTGGTGATCGTGAGCCACGAACTGGAGAGCATCTTCGCGCTGGCCGATCGCCTGCTGTTCCTGGATGCCAAAAGCAAGACCATGACGGCGCTGGGCCCACCCAGGGAACTGCGCCGCAGCGGTCCCGAAGAGGTCCAGCACTTTCTGCGGCGCGGCGCGCCCGCCCCCCAACGCGAGGAGACGGCATGAAACGCAAGGCCAATCCCACCCTCATCGGCACTTTCGTGGTGGCCGCCATCGCCCTGATCGCGGTGGCGATCATCGCGCTGGCCGGCAGCAACTACTTCACGCGCACCGAGCGCACCGTGATGTATTTCAGTGGCTCGGTGTACGGTTTGCAGGTCGGCGCACCGGTCGTCTTTCGCGGCGTGCGCGTGGGCAGCGTGGAGTCGGTCGAGGTGTCGTACGACCAGGGCTCCGATACCTTTTCCATTCCGGTGATCGCCGCACTCGATGCCGATGCGCTGCGCGGCCTGGATGGCAAGCGTCCCGACGCGGAACCCGGCCCGGCGCTGCCTGCGTTGATCGAGCGCGGCCTGAGCGCGCAACTGTCCACGCAGAGCCTGCTCACCGGCCTGTTGTACGTCGACCTCGACCTGCGCCCCCAGCGCGCGAGCAAGAGGCGTGGCAGCGCGATGCACGACGAGACCGAGATCCCGACCACGCCCACGGCCATCCAGGCGTTCCGCGACCAGCTCGAAGGCATCGACCTGCGCAAGATCACCGACGACATCTCGGCCATTGCCGCGTCGGCGCGCGCGCTGCTCTCCGGCCCGCAGCTCAAGCAGGCGCTGAACGACATGGCGCAGATCACGGCCACGGTCAAGCGCGTGTCCGAGCGCCTGGACAAACGCCTGGACCCCTTGGCCGACGAGTTGCAGCGCTCGCTCGTCTCCACGCGCACCGCCATGGACGGCATGAACAAGGCGGCCACGTCGGTCAACCAGACCGCCGTGGGCCTGGGCCGCACCTCGGACCAGGTCGCTGAGATCCTGGCGCCAGACGCGCCGCTGGTGCAGAACCTGCAGCGCGCGGCCAACGAGGTGAGCCGCACGGCAGGTGCGTTGCGCGAGGCCACGTCCGGCGATTCGAACCTCATGGTGGGCGCCGACCGCGCGCTGGACGACCTTTCGCGCGCCGCGCGCGCGCTGCGCGACCTGGCCGAAGCGCTGGAACAACAACCCGATTCGCTCCTGCGGGGCAGAAAGGTGGACGAATGAATCGCCGCAATACCCTGATCGGCCTGGGGCTGGCCCCACTGGTGCTGGCGGGCTGTGCCCACGATGCCCCACCGGTGCGCTGGTACGAGTTGCGCGCCGATCCTCCGGCGAGCCCACCCGCACCGCGTCCGGGCGACGGGGCGGTGTGGGAAGTGGCGAGCATGGTGCGGCTGCCCGGCACGCTGGACCGCGACACCCTGGTGGTGGCCAGCGGGGCTGCCGGGGTGGAGCGCTTGTCAGGGCACCGCTGGGTGGAGCCCTTGCGTGCCAGCATTCCTGCGCGCCTGGTGACCGATCTGGCTGTGTTGCGCGGTGAAGGCCTGGTGTGGCGCGCGCCCGTGCAAAGCGGCGTGAAAGTGGACAAGCGCCTGCGTGTGCAGATCGACACGCTGATCGCCGATGCCGCTCGCCGCTCGCTGCAGGTGAAGGCGCGCTGGTGGCTCAGCGATGAGCGGGGCAGCCCGACCGCGCCCGTGGCGGGCGAGGCGGACTTTCAAGTGCCGCTGGCCGACACCTCGGTGGACGCGCTGGCCGCGGGCCACCGCATGGCGGTCTGGCAACTCGCGCAGCGCATCGCGGGCGGCTGAGCCAGCTCAGCCGAAGGTGGTGTCGCTCTGTGCGTGGGCGTCGCCCATGTAGAGCTTGAGGATGGGGCCTTCGCCATCGTGTTCCCACACGCGGCCGCGGACGTGGAACTGCCGTCCCCCCAGGCGCAGCAGATCGCCCTTGGCGGGCGATACGTTGTGGCCCTGCCAGAAATCGGGGACGGTGACGGGGGTGCGCCGGATCCAGGCCTGGTCTTCGGCGCTGAACACCAGGACGGTGCGCAAGGGAGATGGGGTCATGGGTGAACTCCTGGGCGGCTGGGTCTTCGGGGGCGATGGGCCGCAGCTTAGCGCATGACCCCATCGTTTGATCTGCGTCAAGGGTTGGCCGCTATTTGCAGCTAAAGCCAGGACAATCACGAGCCGATAGTGGGGTTATTTCGTCCACACTTGCCGAGATTGCCATGCGCGTCAATACCCCCGTCACCCAGCGCGAATTCGAGTTCGCAGACAACGCGACCCTGATGTCGACCACCGATGCGCAGAGCTACATCACCTACGCCAACGCGGCATTCGTCGATGTCAGCGGCTTTTCGCTCGAGGAAATCCAGCGCCAGCCGCACAACCTGGTGCGCCACCCCGACATGCCCAAGGAGGCGTTCGCCGACATGTGGGCTACGCTCCAGGGCGGCGAGCCCTGGACCGCCCTGGTGAAGAACCGCCGCAAGAACGGAGACCATTACTGGGTGCGCGCCAACGCCACGCCCGTCATCCGCAATGGCCAGACCGTGGGGCACATGTCGGTGCGCACCAAGGCCACGCGCGAGGAGATTGACGGCGCCGAGCGCTTGTATGCCGACATGCGCGAAGGCCGTGCCACCCACCTGAAGTTGCACAAGGGCCTGCTGCTGCGCACGGGATTGATGGGCATCACCACCGTGTTCAAGACCATGCGCGTGCGCAGCCGCATCCGCCTGGCCCTGGGGCTGCTGCTGGGCGGGCTCTGCGGCGGCTCGTGGGCCATGGGTTTGCAAGGCATGCAATGGTCGTCATTCGCCGGGCTCTCAGCGGTGGGCGTGGGTCTGGCAAGCTGGTTTCTCGAATCGCAACTGGCCCGGCCGCTCGAAGAGATGCGCGAGCAGGCGCTGCGCGTGGCCACGGGTGACACCCAGAAGGTGGCCCATATGGACCGTGTGGATGAGATCGGCATGACGATGCGTTCCATCAGCCAGTTGGGCCTGATGTTTCGCTGGCTGATCGACGACGTGAGCCAACAGGTGCTCACGGTGCAGACCGCCGTGACCGAAATCGCGCAGGGCAACAACGACCTGAGCCAGCGCACCGAACAGGCCGCCTCCAGCCTTCAGCAGACCGCGGCATCGATGGAGCAGATGACGGCCACGGTGCGGCAGAACGCCGAGACTTCCAGCCAGGCCAACCAGCTCTCGGGGTCGGCCAGCGATGCCGCCTCGCGCGGTGGGCAGGCGGTGTCCCAGGTGGTGCACACCATGGGCGAGATCACCGAGAGTTCGCGCAAGATCCAGGACATCATCGGTGTGATCGACGGCATCGCCTTCCAGACCAATATCCTGGCGCTGAATGCCGCGGTGGAAGCGGCACGCGCAGGCGAGCAAGGCCGTGGCTTCGCCGTGGTCGCCGGTGAAGTGCGCAGCCTAGCGCAGCGCAGCGCCCAGGCCGCCAAGGAGATCAAGGAACTGATCGGTGCCAGCGTGGGCAAAGTGGAGGCGGGTAAGCGCCTGGTCGACGATGCCGGCAAGACCATGGACGAGATCGTGCACCAGGTGCGGCGTGTGTCCGACCTCATCAGCGAAATCAGCTCG
The sequence above is a segment of the Hydrogenophaga sp. BPS33 genome. Coding sequences within it:
- a CDS encoding methyl-accepting chemotaxis protein, giving the protein MRVNTPVTQREFEFADNATLMSTTDAQSYITYANAAFVDVSGFSLEEIQRQPHNLVRHPDMPKEAFADMWATLQGGEPWTALVKNRRKNGDHYWVRANATPVIRNGQTVGHMSVRTKATREEIDGAERLYADMREGRATHLKLHKGLLLRTGLMGITTVFKTMRVRSRIRLALGLLLGGLCGGSWAMGLQGMQWSSFAGLSAVGVGLASWFLESQLARPLEEMREQALRVATGDTQKVAHMDRVDEIGMTMRSISQLGLMFRWLIDDVSQQVLTVQTAVTEIAQGNNDLSQRTEQAASSLQQTAASMEQMTATVRQNAETSSQANQLSGSASDAASRGGQAVSQVVHTMGEITESSRKIQDIIGVIDGIAFQTNILALNAAVEAARAGEQGRGFAVVAGEVRSLAQRSAQAAKEIKELIGASVGKVEAGKRLVDDAGKTMDEIVHQVRRVSDLISEISSATIEQSSGIQQVSQAVGHMDQVTQQNSALVEQGAAASQSLQQQTQRLVEALSVFR